A single Pedobacter sp. PACM 27299 DNA region contains:
- the lpdA gene encoding dihydrolipoyl dehydrogenase, with product MNYDVIVIGSGPGGYVAAIRASQLGLKTAVVERESLGGICLNWGCIPTKALLKSAQVFEYINHAAEYGIKTAEAEADFAAVIKRSRGVADGMSKGVQFLMKKNKIDVIMGTGKAKPGNKVEVKAADGTIKDYTATSIILATGGRSRELPNLKQDGKKIIGYRQAMVLPEQPKSMVVVGSGAIGVEFAYFYATLGTKVTVVEFMDNIVPVEDEDVSKQLLRSFKKAGIEVMTSSSVESVDTSGTGCKVQVKTASGMQTLECDIVLSAAGVVANIENIGLEETGIKTEKGKVIVDEFYSTNVKGYYAIGDIVPGQALAHVASAEGIICVEKIAGQKPEPLDYNNIPGCTYCSPEIASVGYTEKAARAAGYELKIGKFPFSASGKASAAGAKDGFIKMIYDAKYGELLGAHMIGANVTELIAEIVVARKLETTGHEMLKAVHPHPTMSEAIMEATADAYGEVIHL from the coding sequence ATGAACTACGATGTAATTGTAATTGGCAGCGGTCCTGGTGGATATGTAGCTGCAATAAGAGCTTCTCAGTTAGGTTTAAAAACTGCGGTAGTAGAACGCGAATCTTTAGGCGGAATCTGCCTTAATTGGGGATGTATCCCAACCAAAGCCTTATTGAAAAGTGCACAGGTTTTTGAATATATCAATCATGCTGCTGAATACGGTATTAAAACTGCGGAGGCTGAGGCCGATTTCGCAGCAGTAATCAAACGTAGCCGTGGTGTTGCTGATGGCATGAGCAAGGGTGTTCAATTCTTGATGAAAAAGAACAAAATTGACGTGATCATGGGCACTGGTAAAGCTAAACCTGGAAACAAGGTGGAAGTGAAAGCAGCGGATGGTACTATAAAAGACTACACTGCAACCAGCATAATTCTAGCTACTGGTGGTAGATCAAGAGAATTGCCGAACCTGAAACAAGATGGTAAAAAAATCATTGGATACAGACAGGCGATGGTATTACCTGAGCAGCCTAAATCTATGGTGGTAGTTGGATCTGGTGCTATTGGTGTTGAATTTGCTTACTTCTATGCTACTTTAGGTACTAAAGTAACGGTAGTAGAATTCATGGACAATATTGTTCCGGTTGAAGACGAAGACGTTTCTAAACAATTGCTGCGCAGCTTTAAAAAAGCAGGCATCGAAGTGATGACTTCTTCCAGCGTAGAATCTGTAGACACTAGTGGCACTGGCTGTAAAGTTCAGGTAAAAACAGCTTCAGGTATGCAGACTCTAGAATGCGACATCGTTCTTTCTGCTGCTGGTGTAGTTGCAAACATCGAAAACATCGGTTTAGAAGAAACTGGCATTAAAACTGAAAAAGGTAAAGTGATCGTAGATGAATTCTACAGCACTAACGTTAAAGGTTACTATGCAATTGGTGATATTGTTCCTGGTCAGGCATTGGCTCATGTAGCTTCTGCAGAAGGAATCATCTGTGTAGAGAAAATTGCTGGTCAGAAACCAGAACCTTTAGATTACAATAACATCCCTGGATGTACCTATTGCAGTCCTGAGATTGCTTCTGTTGGTTATACGGAGAAAGCAGCAAGAGCTGCCGGATATGAATTGAAAATTGGTAAATTCCCATTCTCAGCTTCAGGTAAGGCAAGTGCAGCAGGCGCTAAAGATGGTTTTATTAAAATGATCTATGATGCAAAATACGGCGAATTACTAGGTGCTCACATGATTGGTGCCAATGTAACTGAACTGATCGCTGAAATCGTAGTTGCCCGTAAACTGGAAACTACAGGACACGAAATGTTAAAAGCGGTTCACCCACACCCGACTATGAGTGAGGCTATTATGGAAGCTACAGCTGATGCTTACGGTGAAGTGATTCATTTATAA